In Sinobacterium caligoides, the sequence ATTGATCCCTCAAATATTTTGGCTTCTTAATCGACAAAACTCCTTGTCGCTAACCACACAAACATTACCACCGCACTATACCCCTAACACTCCCCAATTTAGGGGGAGATGTCAATTCAAACGAACAATATAACCAAGCCGCCCCCCCCTAAAATCCTACCTTGTTTAGCACCCGGTTCAGCCACCCCGTTATAAATCTTTTTTGAGTTCGGTTGGCTGCAATAATGTCGCGGTAACGACCAATGATAGATAGCGCATAACAATACCGAGTCTGCACTGCTTTCGTGTTAGCTGCCGCCTTGGTCACCTCACCCATGACCCCGTCAGGCTTTGTGTGCACAGCTATTTGTAAGCGCTTAACTGCTGTCCTACTACCCATGTTGATAGCAAAAGAGAACAGCATATCCGCGGTTCCGCTGTCTAATAATTCACCACAAAGTAGCGGTTGCCAATAAGTCTTGTAGTAGAAGTCAGCCACCGACGCTTTCACCTCGTCACTATCATGTGGCTTTCCTCCATCAATTAACCCCCAAACACCGGCACCAGGGAAGTTCTTACGGGTAATCCCAGCAAAAGTTTCACCGCCTTTATCACCTTTAATCGTATGTAACAGGTACCCGCCTTCGTCACTGATTACTTTTCTAAGTGACTCATTGAAAGTTTGCATGTTGCTCGCCTCCTTCCTTAGAATGCATTAAAGCCGCGGGGGCTGCAGAGAGCAAAAGCCCGGTAACTGATATGACAGCAGTTATAAAGGCTACTATTAACGCATTTCTAATTGAGTCACCTACCTTTGTTCTCTTTTCGTGTAA encodes:
- a CDS encoding glycosyl hydrolase 108 family protein, giving the protein MQTFNESLRKVISDEGGYLLHTIKGDKGGETFAGITRKNFPGAGVWGLIDGGKPHDSDEVKASVADFYYKTYWQPLLCGELLDSGTADMLFSFAINMGSRTAVKRLQIAVHTKPDGVMGEVTKAAANTKAVQTRYCYALSIIGRYRDIIAANRTQKRFITGWLNRVLNKVGF